ACATATATTACCGTGTGCAAAAATTTGAAGAGTACGGAAAACTATCTCACAGAAAGCTGGAAGATATGATGGCAGGAGCCCGAATTGAAGTCAGCGTAAAGAAAGAAAACCCTTACGATTTTGTCCTGTGGAAAGCATCAAAACCCGGTGAACCAAGCTGGGAAAGCCCATGGGGACAAGGTCGCCCAGGATGGCACATTGAGTGCAGCGTTATGAGCGAAGACCTTCTCGGACTCCCTTTTGACATACACGGCGGCGGAAAAGACCTCGTATTTCCTCATCATGAAAATGAAATCGCCCAGTCCGAGGCAGCATGTGGGTGCATGTTCTCTAAATACTGGATACATAATGGATTTGTTAACGTCAATCAGGAAAAAATGTCAAAATCTCTCGGCAACTTTTTTACTATAAGAGATGTCCTCAAAGAATTTGATGCTGAGATAGTTAGATATTTCCTCATGACTACACACTACAGAAGCGCTCTCGACTTTTCTCAGGATCATCTGCTTGAAGCCGAAAAATCCCTCAACCGCATTTATACAATGCTTGACGAAATAAGCAGATTTAACGCCGGTAAAAAAGGCGTGGATATCACAAAAGAAGCAGAAAAGATGAAAGAAACCTTTATGGATAAATTCCAAACAGCCATGGATGACGACTTCAACACACCTGAAGCCCTAGCTGCCATGTTTGAAGTCATAAGGGAAACAAACAGGCTGCTAGGCTCAAAACCCAACAAAATCAGTTTCCCGGCATTACAGGAGGCTGTTCAGGACGTATTCAAGGTGATACTTGATGTTCTCGGAATAGTAAAATACACACCAGAGAAATGGTTCCGCATAAACCTGTCTATTTCTGAAGAGGAACTTAGACAGAAGATTCAGGACAGAGCAGATGCCAAAAAAGATAAGAATTTTGAACTGGCAGACAGCATCAGACAGGAATTAAAACAACAGGGAATTGAGCTTCTGGACACTATAGACGGCACAATCTACCGTGCAGTAAAAATTAGAAACCTTTAACTTACTATAAGAAAAGGCAGGCTTCAAAACCTGCCCTCTCCTTAACCTTTAAAACCTACAGGGGATATATAAAGGACACGAAGTCCCACGATAGTCTTATTTATACGACTAAGATAAGTGACCGACAAAATAGTTCAACACAAAATAAGTTTTTTTATCATTATCATGTGATTTTATTCAAATTATCTATATAAGAATAGACTTCATCAGGTACAGAGACTGACTCAGGATTGATCGGTGCTAAAATTTTTCTTTTAACCACAGTCTTTATAGACAAATCAACCACTTTGACAGGCAGCCTCCTGCCCTTTTTGTTCATAAAAACAAGCACAAGCGGCTCAGTTGGTTTGTTGATATTAGTTTTACCAACAATGCCAAGCTCATGCGTATTCATAAGAACAAGAGTTCCTACCGGATATATACCGATATTCATTATAAAAAATTCAAAAACTTTTTTATTGATATACGAATCAGCCCATTTGAACATAAGCTTGAGTGCTGACGGGGGTTCCATACCTTTATGGTAAACTCTGTCGCTTGTGATAGCGTCATAGATGTCAACCACAGCTCCGATCTTACCTTCTATACTGATATCTTTATCCCGAAGTCTGTTCGGATAACCCGAGCCGTCATATCGCTCATGATGTTCGTAAGCAAGACGGAGTATATCGTCAGCAACGGCTTCTTTCCTCAGAAAATCATAACCGTACTGAACATGATTTCTCATCATAGAAAATTCTTCATCAGTCAGTTTCCCCGGTTTGTTCAGTATATCTTTAGGTACAAGCATTTTTCCTACATCGTGCAGAAGCCCGGCACAGGCTATACGCTCAACTTCATTACTGTCCATACCGAGGTGAGATGCCAGCCCGGCAGAATAGATACTTACATTCATTGAGTGCTGAAAAGTATAGTCGTCATACTGCCGCAACTTGGTTACGCTGGCAAGAACCCCTTTATTTCTGCGTGTAATCTGTGCAATATTCGCCGCAATACTTTTGACAGCACAGTTATTAAACATTTTTCCAGCTCGTATATCTTCGAACACGCATTTTGTCATTTTAACAGATTCAGTATAGACTTCAGATGCTTTTGAAAAATCTTCAATATCAATCAGATTAACGGACGCAGCTTCAGCCGCTTCATCTATGATGTCCTTTGTAGGGGTTTCTAAAATTTGTGAGACCTTAATTTCTTCGGGAGTGACTTCGTCAATATAAACAAATTCAATATTACTTGACATTATTCTGTCTATGACTGACTTGTCTTTGACAATAAACTTATGCTTAAAAAAACTGGTCTCGAACCAGCTCTTGTCAAGCCTTAGTATTTTGTCCCCGACTTTAAGATCCTTTACCGCAATCTTTTTCATACACATCGTTGCAGCAGGATAAGAGACAAGTTACGGCACACGAGGATTAAATCTGTGTCAACACTTCCTCAAACTGAACTCTTATAAACTGCCATCCATTGTAGACATGCGTTTCAACGATTTTTTCCACGGAATCGCTGTCTTTTTTCTCAAAGGCTTTGATGAGCTCAAGGTGCTCTTCATTGACTTTCTTTGTCCTGCCCTCAGTTGTAAATGAATAAACAGTAGCCCGTTTGAACTGCTGCTGCAATCCGTCAAGCATTCTTATCAGCCTGTCGTTATTACATTTGTATATGAAAATGTTGTGAAAATCGTAATTCCAGTTGATCATCTGGGTAACACCCTTAGCAGACCCAGCCTCCATCTTTGCAGCAAGCTCTTTAAGTCTGTCAATATCGCTCTTTTCAAGATTGTCCACAGCCAGCCTTGAAGCAAGGGGTTCCAGCTTCATTTTTATTATGAATATATCGTCAATATCTTTACGGGTAAGGGTCGTCACCACTGCGCCCCTGCGCGGTATGATGTCAATAAAACCTTCCATCTCTAAAAGTCTGAGCGCTTCTCTTATCGGTGTTCTGGAGATACCAAGCATCTCCGAGAGTTTTGGCTCAACAAGCCGCTCTCCAGGCTTGATAATACCTTTTATTATGTTATTTCGTATGGTATGAGCAATCTTCTCACTCAACGGAGTATTGTCTATATTTATATCTCTAACAGCCATTATAAGCGCTCCTGTCAGTTGCCTTTGATTCTTTCTTTCAAATATTCCCATCCGCTGATGATATGATCCCTGACCGAACGTTCGGCAAGATCAGGATCTTTTGAAACAAAAGCATCGATTATCTTTTTATGTTCCACAACAGCAGTGGCTGCACGCCCTGCGTCAGAAACCAGCATCGACTTGAGACGCTGAAAGTTTTTGGAAAGACCGTCCAGAATATCCACAAGCTTTTCATTATCTGATGCCGATATAAAAGTATTATGGAAATCAATATTGTCTTTCAGATATTCATCTGTTACATGCGGATTCTGTTCTGCATAGTTTTTGAACTGTTTATTTATATTTATAAGATTCTCGATCTGATTTTCTGTGAGGTGCAGAACAGCCTGTCTTGCTGCCAGCCCTTCCAGATTCGCTTTAATGGCGTAAAGGTCGTCAATATCTTTAATGGTTAGCTCTTTGACAACAGCACCTCTTCTGGGCACTATCTCAATAAAGCCTTCCGACTCAAGCTGTCGCAGAGCTTCACGGATAGGCGTTCTTGAGATACCTAAGTTTTTGGCAAGCTTAGGCTCCACCAGACGTTCGCCATTCTTATATATTCCTTTAATTATATCAGATCTAATCTTATCGGCTATCTTTTCTCTGAGCGGTTTGCTCTCTATAAAAACTTCCTGGTTCACAAACACCCCTTTGTATACAGGTCAAAAAAATGTTCAAAATATACGTACACAGTATACTGTATACATTATACATTTTTTCCAGAAATATAGCTGGTTTTTATTTCCTAGTCAATCGCAATTAGAGCAATAGTCGAAAAATAAAATGACTTTATGAAATTATTTTATGAAAAGTGAAAGAAGGTCTGTAAGCCGGATTCTGTTATCTTCAGTCATTTATCTAGCCATATTGTTGCCAATATGATCAAGCTGCCTACCCGCAGACCATAAAAAACGGGCAATCTTAGTTGGTCTGCCTATTTGGCATTGCACCGGATGGGGTTTGCCTTGCCTGTGCTGTCACCAGCATCAGCGGGGGTCTCTTACACCTCCGTTTCACCCTTACCTTTAAAAGGCGGTTTGTTTTCTGTGGCACTTTCCCTGATTCACACCAGGCTGACGTTATCAGCCATCCTGCCCTGCGGTGTCCGGACTTTCCTCCCGCACATCAAGTGTGCCGGCAACTGAACGACCTTCTTTCGGTGACTATAATTGTCTATATAACCATAATTTACAAGTATATTTAACAGCTACTATCATAAAAAGCTGAAAAGTAGTAAAATAAAAAATGCTGCAAATGAAAAGTATCGAACAAGACTTACTGGAGATGAAGGCAAATACCCTTTACAAATACGGTAAGAAAGTCGAAATTGCCGAAGAAATGTATAAGCAGAAACTTGCCCTGCTTAACAGATTGCGGGCTATGGTCGTGCGGGTGGAGTGCTCAACAGTCATCAACAGCGGACTCTGCCGGAAAAAACGACAAAACATACTTGCCGAAAGACTTAAGAACAAACTACGCAGAACGGAAAAAACTGTCGCAAAACTCGAGGAACTAAAAGATAAATATGTAAAAGAATTCAAATTTCAGCGCGAAGCTTGCGGATTGACAGATCATTCATTTCTCGATGAATTCTATAAAAACTGCTAGAACTACCAACACTAATACACTATTGCAACGCAGTCGCAAACCATAAGGACACTTATCTTTGCAGCTTAGATGCGCTTACAAAGACTATTCATCAGTTCAAGTATCTTGAATAATTTCCGATTTAAACTATATAAATAATAAAGGAGGATATCATGGAAATAAATATGATTCCGCCTGTCGGACCATTTAAGGTTAACCGGTCGGAAGGGGAAGAACCCAAAAGAAAAAAATATTTTCATATAAAAGGTAAAATAGAAACCGTGAGGGAAGAGAACGGCAAATATGTGATAATGGTCACCTCGGAAGAGCCGTCTTTTAAGGTTGAAGGAATTGCCGGTGAAAATGTACTCCTGTCAAGCCTTTAACAGCTTCATATACCCGCATTGCTAAACCAGAGCAGAATATCCGGTATTCACTGCCGGCTGGTTTATATTGCTCTAAAATGGCATATACTCTTATCAGTACGTATAAATATTCATTATTTTCTAATATTCAAAAACTTTTCAATTGCTCCACTTCTTTCACTTGATTAATTTTAAATTCACTCAAATATTAAAACATACCCCAAGCACATACCGATATTTAACGAAACATAATACTATACAATATAATACCTTATCATAATGATACAGATAACTTTTTCCACTATAACACAGCTTAACATATAAACATGAGTTAACACTATATCTGCCTGTCTTTTCATACGAAAAATGACTCGCCAAACAGTCATATTTTATGTGAATTTTATTGCACTTTTCATATAGCCTGCATTATTTCACTAAAAGGATATATAGCATCTTAAAATATAAGAAAGTACCATTATTTTTTAAATATATTTTAAATATAAGTAACTGCAAATAAAAACTTTATCACAAGTCAATATAAGCATATGTCCGGCGATTATGCCCATTGGTTCATTTTGTTGAGAACATATGTAAGATATCTTAACCAAAACATATTAAAACACATCAATAACTACTCTACTCAACACAGATACACAATAAGCACAGAATTTTCACCATAGGTATCATCACGCATTGGGTATTATTTTATAAATAATTAACGTTTCTGACACCATTTTAAAAGAACATCATCAATATTAGAGTATACATCTTTTCAGTTAATCTACTATCGGGCTTTATATAATTCATGATATATCTTAATATTCTAATACCGGAATATTAACATGTAGCGTTTTAACGAGAAAGGATTGACACTGAATCTGTTATGTGATTTTAATTACACATATGGGTGAGTTGTGAATTTTCAACTTTTAATTCAACCACCAAAAATGTGTGCGGCGGGACAATTTGATCTTCCGAACTTTTCTAACCAAAATATGGAATAGGGTTATGCCCTAAAAACGGAGGAACGATCATGAAGCTTTCC
This window of the Denitrovibrio acetiphilus DSM 12809 genome carries:
- the cysS gene encoding cysteine--tRNA ligase codes for the protein MLKVFNTLSNKKEEFQPLQKDNVKIYVCGVTVYDLCHIGHARSSGVFDVIRRYLMFKGYNVTFVKNFTDIDDKIIKRSNEKQMDWRELAANFIAEHDADMDSLNILRPDHTPKATDYIKQMIQMCETLIEKGFAYESNGDIYYRVQKFEEYGKLSHRKLEDMMAGARIEVSVKKENPYDFVLWKASKPGEPSWESPWGQGRPGWHIECSVMSEDLLGLPFDIHGGGKDLVFPHHENEIAQSEAACGCMFSKYWIHNGFVNVNQEKMSKSLGNFFTIRDVLKEFDAEIVRYFLMTTHYRSALDFSQDHLLEAEKSLNRIYTMLDEISRFNAGKKGVDITKEAEKMKETFMDKFQTAMDDDFNTPEALAAMFEVIRETNRLLGSKPNKISFPALQEAVQDVFKVILDVLGIVKYTPEKWFRINLSISEEELRQKIQDRADAKKDKNFELADSIRQELKQQGIELLDTIDGTIYRAVKIRNL
- a CDS encoding HD-GYP domain-containing protein, encoding MKKIAVKDLKVGDKILRLDKSWFETSFFKHKFIVKDKSVIDRIMSSNIEFVYIDEVTPEEIKVSQILETPTKDIIDEAAEAASVNLIDIEDFSKASEVYTESVKMTKCVFEDIRAGKMFNNCAVKSIAANIAQITRRNKGVLASVTKLRQYDDYTFQHSMNVSIYSAGLASHLGMDSNEVERIACAGLLHDVGKMLVPKDILNKPGKLTDEEFSMMRNHVQYGYDFLRKEAVADDILRLAYEHHERYDGSGYPNRLRDKDISIEGKIGAVVDIYDAITSDRVYHKGMEPPSALKLMFKWADSYINKKVFEFFIMNIGIYPVGTLVLMNTHELGIVGKTNINKPTEPLVLVFMNKKGRRLPVKVVDLSIKTVVKRKILAPINPESVSVPDEVYSYIDNLNKIT
- a CDS encoding GntR family transcriptional regulator; translation: MAVRDINIDNTPLSEKIAHTIRNNIIKGIIKPGERLVEPKLSEMLGISRTPIREALRLLEMEGFIDIIPRRGAVVTTLTRKDIDDIFIIKMKLEPLASRLAVDNLEKSDIDRLKELAAKMEAGSAKGVTQMINWNYDFHNIFIYKCNNDRLIRMLDGLQQQFKRATVYSFTTEGRTKKVNEEHLELIKAFEKKDSDSVEKIVETHVYNGWQFIRVQFEEVLTQI
- a CDS encoding GntR family transcriptional regulator is translated as MNQEVFIESKPLREKIADKIRSDIIKGIYKNGERLVEPKLAKNLGISRTPIREALRQLESEGFIEIVPRRGAVVKELTIKDIDDLYAIKANLEGLAARQAVLHLTENQIENLININKQFKNYAEQNPHVTDEYLKDNIDFHNTFISASDNEKLVDILDGLSKNFQRLKSMLVSDAGRAATAVVEHKKIIDAFVSKDPDLAERSVRDHIISGWEYLKERIKGN